In the genome of Anaerolineae bacterium, one region contains:
- a CDS encoding FeoA domain-containing protein: MYDPLIYLLIAALLAGAGWLLFWPERGFFWRWQRAQKMTERVLREDALKHLHKCERHHRQATVQSIAGDLQITVDQAANVLATMQAHELLRLEGDEIHLTPQGRDYALHILRAHRLWERYLADETGFAEAEWHGQADFYEHTLSPDAADALAAQLGHPIYDPHGDPIPAPGGELVLPESQPLTALSVDEQARIVHLEDEPEAVYAQLVAEGLHPGQEIRLLEQSPRRVRFWAGGDEHVLAPVVAANISVRALPQEPVIEECCPERLSALKPGEQARVLDISQACRGLERRRFLDLGILPGTLVEAEFASPGGDPTAYRVRGALVALRQGQAEMINITRRQEVA, translated from the coding sequence ATGTATGACCCATTAATTTATCTCCTGATCGCTGCCCTTTTGGCCGGAGCCGGCTGGTTGCTCTTTTGGCCGGAGCGTGGCTTCTTCTGGCGCTGGCAGCGAGCGCAGAAAATGACCGAACGGGTGCTGCGCGAAGATGCGCTCAAGCACCTGCATAAATGCGAGCGGCATCATCGCCAGGCTACGGTGCAAAGCATTGCCGGAGACCTGCAAATTACCGTTGACCAGGCCGCTAACGTGCTGGCCACCATGCAAGCGCATGAATTATTACGCCTGGAGGGAGACGAGATTCATCTCACCCCCCAAGGACGGGATTATGCTCTGCATATCTTGCGGGCGCATCGTTTGTGGGAACGTTATTTGGCCGATGAAACCGGCTTTGCCGAAGCCGAGTGGCACGGCCAGGCCGATTTTTACGAACATACCCTGTCGCCGGACGCGGCCGATGCTTTGGCCGCCCAGTTGGGACATCCCATTTACGACCCGCACGGCGACCCCATCCCCGCGCCCGGCGGCGAGTTGGTGTTGCCCGAAAGCCAACCCCTGACCGCTCTGAGTGTTGACGAGCAGGCCCGGATTGTTCACCTGGAAGATGAACCGGAAGCCGTTTATGCCCAACTGGTGGCCGAAGGACTTCATCCCGGCCAGGAAATCCGCCTGCTGGAGCAATCGCCGCGGCGGGTGCGGTTTTGGGCCGGGGGCGATGAACACGTGCTGGCCCCGGTTGTGGCGGCCAATATTTCGGTGAGAGCATTGCCCCAAGAGCCGGTGATTGAAGAATGTTGCCCCGAACGCCTGAGCGCGCTCAAACCCGGTGAGCAGGCCCGCGTATTGGATATTTCCCAGGCTTGCCGCGGGTTGGAACGGCGTCGTTTTCTGGACCTCGGCATCCTGCCCGGCACGCTTGTTGAGGCCGAGTTCGCCAGCCCCGGCGGCGACCCCACCGCTTACCGCGTGCGCGGCGCCCTTGTTGCTTTGCGTCAAGGGCAAGCTGAGATGATCAATATTACCCGCCGGCAGGAGGTGGCCTGA
- a CDS encoding 50S ribosome-binding GTPase, producing MNVNIPKPSATACETCPVHHAANLHKLGVNMDDWDFVVALAGNPNTGKSTVFNALTGLRQHTGNWPGKTVGRAEGGFVYGDHRYKLVDLPGTYSLLSTSVDEEIARDFILFGRPDVTVVVVDATRLERNLNLVLQVLEITDRAVVCLNLMDEARRHKLQVDERRLARDLGVPVVPTAARYNKGLPNLLQAMSEVATGRFVCRPHRIKNEPSALKQAVAALVAQIEALHPNLPNARWVALRLLDGDPRIAEALRKGELGDLSRGQPDQAEGANLTLTLEAAS from the coding sequence ATGAACGTCAATATACCCAAACCTTCAGCTACGGCTTGCGAAACTTGCCCGGTCCACCACGCCGCCAATTTGCATAAACTGGGGGTGAACATGGATGATTGGGATTTTGTAGTGGCCCTGGCCGGTAATCCCAATACGGGCAAAAGCACGGTGTTTAATGCCTTAACCGGCCTGCGCCAGCATACGGGCAATTGGCCGGGCAAAACAGTGGGTCGAGCCGAAGGCGGTTTTGTGTATGGCGACCATCGTTATAAGTTGGTTGACCTGCCCGGAACCTACTCTTTGCTCTCAACCAGCGTTGACGAGGAAATTGCCCGCGACTTCATCCTTTTTGGCCGGCCGGATGTAACCGTGGTGGTGGTGGATGCCACGCGCCTGGAACGAAATTTGAACCTGGTTTTGCAAGTTCTGGAAATCACCGACCGGGCCGTGGTTTGTTTAAACTTGATGGATGAAGCCCGGCGGCATAAATTGCAAGTTGACGAACGTCGCCTGGCCCGCGATCTGGGCGTGCCGGTGGTACCTACGGCGGCGCGTTACAACAAAGGATTGCCCAACTTGCTGCAAGCAATGAGTGAGGTGGCAACCGGCCGGTTTGTGTGCCGGCCGCACCGCATCAAAAACGAGCCGTCGGCCTTAAAGCAGGCGGTGGCCGCGTTAGTGGCCCAAATTGAAGCCCTTCATCCCAATTTGCCCAATGCGCGGTGGGTGGCCCTGCGCCTGCTTGATGGCGACCCCCGTATTGCCGAAGCCTTGCGCAAAGGCGAATTGGGCGACCTGAGTCGCGGTCAACCTGACCAAGCCGAAGGAGCTAATTTGACCTTAACCTTGGAGGCAGCCTCATGA
- a CDS encoding ferrous iron transporter B: MSGVKQATAKDILNTAESLRWQIGGNIHEHLVEAIYTDAAQIADRAVTRPDTPPRFDLDRAIDWLVTSRLWGFPLMLLLFTLVFWLTIEGANYPSQFLAWILLDTVHPVLKNLAATIGVPWWLDGLLLDGMYLATAWVVSVMLPPMAIFFPLFTLLEDFGYLPRVAFNLDNVFKKSGAHGKQALSMMMGFGCNAAGVIATRVIDSPRERLIAIITNNFALCNGRWPTQILIATIFIGALVPAYLGGLISALAVVGIAVLGVLLTFVVSWALSRTWLRGEASTFSLELPPYRPPRIWQTIYTSLIDRTMFVLWRAIVFALPAGAVIWLIANIHLGGSSVTEYLIDFLNPLGFLIGLNGVILVAYIVAIPANEIVIPTVLMLTVLTAGLKDVGAGAGVMFELESKAGVMAIFSAGGWTLLTAVNLMLFSLIHNPCSTTIYTIYRETGSGKWTTVAALLPLAMGFIVTFVVAQVWRLVAGG, encoded by the coding sequence ATGAGTGGAGTTAAACAAGCTACTGCTAAAGACATTCTTAATACCGCCGAGTCGCTCCGCTGGCAGATTGGGGGCAATATTCACGAACATTTAGTCGAGGCCATTTACACCGATGCCGCCCAGATTGCCGACCGCGCCGTTACCCGCCCCGACACGCCGCCCCGCTTTGACCTGGATCGGGCCATTGACTGGCTGGTGACCAGCCGGTTATGGGGATTTCCGTTGATGCTGCTGTTGTTTACCCTGGTTTTCTGGCTAACCATTGAGGGGGCCAATTATCCTTCTCAATTTTTGGCCTGGATTCTGCTTGACACGGTTCACCCGGTTTTAAAGAATCTGGCGGCCACAATAGGTGTGCCCTGGTGGTTGGACGGCCTGCTCCTGGATGGCATGTACCTGGCCACGGCTTGGGTGGTTAGCGTGATGCTGCCGCCGATGGCTATTTTCTTTCCCCTGTTCACCCTGCTGGAAGATTTTGGCTATTTGCCGCGGGTGGCCTTTAACCTGGATAATGTTTTTAAAAAATCTGGGGCGCACGGCAAGCAGGCCCTGAGCATGATGATGGGTTTTGGCTGCAATGCGGCCGGAGTTATTGCTACCCGCGTGATTGACAGCCCGCGCGAACGGCTCATTGCCATCATCACCAATAATTTTGCCCTGTGTAACGGGCGCTGGCCCACCCAAATCCTCATCGCTACCATTTTTATTGGGGCGCTGGTTCCGGCCTATTTGGGCGGGCTGATTTCGGCCCTGGCAGTGGTGGGGATTGCGGTTTTGGGGGTATTGTTGACCTTTGTGGTGTCGTGGGCGCTCTCGCGGACCTGGCTGCGGGGTGAAGCGTCAACCTTTAGCCTTGAGTTGCCGCCCTACCGCCCGCCGCGTATCTGGCAAACTATCTACACCTCTCTGATTGACCGCACCATGTTTGTGCTGTGGCGGGCCATTGTTTTTGCCCTGCCGGCCGGGGCGGTCATCTGGCTCATTGCCAATATTCATCTGGGGGGGAGCAGCGTTACCGAATACCTGATTGACTTTCTCAATCCCCTGGGTTTTTTGATTGGCTTGAACGGGGTGATTTTGGTGGCCTACATTGTGGCTATCCCGGCCAACGAAATTGTTATTCCCACCGTGTTGATGCTCACGGTGCTGACCGCCGGTCTCAAGGATGTTGGCGCCGGCGCAGGGGTGATGTTTGAGCTTGAATCCAAGGCCGGGGTGATGGCCATTTTTAGCGCAGGGGGGTGGACGTTGCTGACCGCCGTCAACTTGATGTTATTTAGCCTGATTCATAATCCCTGCAGCACCACCATTTATACCATCTATAGGGAAACCGGCAGCGGAAAATGGACGACTGTGGCGGCTTTGCTGCCCCTGGCGATGGGTTTTATAGTGACCTTTGTAGTGGCTCAGGTTTGGCGGCTGGTAGCCGGGGGGTAA
- a CDS encoding cyclic nucleotide-binding domain-containing protein — MISPEVDEFTSRFPDEIRMLLAMLRMSNMGGLAVAECDDLSLRARLLDYFRRRLDAEGIYLFNFEVGVRDTNLVRSLTELTDHSRFKNLELTGKYKSIVIFVYGIEKFNTEQRDRFIRLLNFLRDRLTMIAQPVVIWGTSGFVTQMARNAPDFWSWKEHFFSFAPAQPGANGKEALESTDPYSNLPPIRRYLRRIIEDPDYAIWKDLYLPLKAKRATETITPFPPRHTLTYDELRQLAPLFPHAEPHAANQIIFKRGDHGDKCYVIVSGEVEVLVPDALGNEMVVSKLGKGDFFGEIALIKKVPRTATVRTIQPCKFVAFTPGSLNLINQKAPTVLDIITEIAQRRLEARAHDPQEFISPLRRFAQEGSSLTPETPTDVRDLIARDYRTVILGDAGAGKTTVLRRLTLDMAEQAEHILSTSPEPIVLPIYIKLNALNPGKSIESLILNVFRSYEIYEFETEADIEVLLTGQDPTHSSIHSILFLMDGLNEMPFQHNTRPVLNHFIRKYAQYHFVLSCRLQDYTSLQGFRTAMLQRLAGEDIEAFLVNYLRAEQGRKVAKEIYSDPQLEDLAQTPLALYMFAQIAKNSDEALPKNRGILFEVFTDNLLERTDSEWWKIFGRSKSQVPLRLRRNVLAKLGLAMQEEEVWAFPRSRWADLISQELVQYRARSTPGERVEVQYITSEDVDEEIKHSGLIRHPDDRAWIEFAHQTYQEFFAALAQRDQEQDIEIRVNTPESRRRWQGTIILLYGIAHDKAGLYSNILGENNDYARIWLAAQCLANSGEDITLTLQSFERCLPLQQHFALLFSVGLACRQLGRYPEALAYLHMAAQENPGSAEIQYELGSLYRQVDQYERAIVHLEEAIRLRSDFVDAYNQLGITYHDQGKYVEALTVFKATTQLEPANAHHFYNLGTIQKILRDYEPARESFRSALKLKPDYSEARTQLSILEKALATGVVRVLENIPILSKMTLEQSVLLANRIKVAEYGAGQIVFHMGEMGDTFYVIEMGEVEVLAPDMREQSVGVINRLGPGDFFGEIALLRAVPRTATIRTVTPTRLLAISREDFDMVVQKYPSIAHSLAETSDLRLLHDRQIGRRAALDRYYDPGYIAELTHQDKVTVVMGDIHGSTFLTHSIGPELMVAFLDEYLLTMSAIIVQSGGAIDKSLGDSVMGVFGNTPGQHSNDDQITATKSALMAALRMREAYSGLRDRWKGESPEFANTGMGIGISTGKVKTGTVGSETTMVGPAVNMSSKLSKMAIKGRNESEIYLDTYTRELVGDAFLTEPLDPIYIKKKVGVELEAYRVIRQK; from the coding sequence ATGATCTCGCCAGAGGTGGACGAATTTACCTCTCGTTTTCCCGACGAAATTAGAATGTTGCTGGCCATGCTGCGCATGAGCAATATGGGCGGCCTGGCCGTGGCCGAGTGCGACGACCTGAGCCTGCGCGCCCGCTTGCTGGATTACTTCCGCCGCCGGCTGGACGCCGAAGGCATCTACCTTTTTAATTTTGAAGTGGGGGTGCGAGATACAAACCTGGTGCGCAGCCTGACCGAACTCACCGACCACTCCCGCTTCAAAAACCTGGAACTGACCGGCAAATATAAATCTATTGTCATCTTTGTGTACGGCATAGAAAAATTCAATACCGAACAGCGGGACAGGTTTATCAGATTGCTCAACTTTTTGCGCGACCGGCTGACCATGATCGCCCAGCCGGTGGTCATCTGGGGCACGTCTGGTTTTGTAACCCAAATGGCCCGGAACGCCCCAGACTTCTGGAGTTGGAAAGAGCACTTTTTTAGCTTTGCCCCGGCCCAACCGGGCGCCAACGGCAAAGAAGCCCTCGAGTCCACCGACCCCTACAGCAATTTGCCGCCCATCCGCCGCTATTTGCGCCGCATCATCGAAGACCCGGATTACGCCATCTGGAAAGATTTGTATTTACCGCTCAAGGCCAAACGCGCCACCGAAACCATCACCCCCTTCCCCCCACGCCACACCCTCACCTACGACGAACTGCGCCAACTGGCCCCCCTCTTCCCCCACGCCGAACCTCATGCCGCCAATCAAATTATATTTAAGCGGGGCGACCACGGCGATAAATGTTACGTGATTGTCAGCGGCGAGGTGGAAGTTTTGGTGCCCGATGCCCTGGGCAACGAAATGGTTGTTTCAAAATTGGGTAAGGGCGACTTTTTTGGCGAGATTGCCCTGATCAAAAAAGTGCCTCGCACCGCTACGGTGCGCACCATCCAGCCGTGTAAATTTGTGGCCTTTACCCCCGGCTCGCTCAACCTCATCAACCAAAAAGCGCCGACCGTGCTGGATATTATCACCGAAATTGCCCAACGCCGCCTGGAAGCTCGCGCCCACGACCCGCAAGAATTTATTTCCCCCCTGCGCCGTTTTGCCCAAGAAGGCTCCAGCCTTACCCCAGAAACCCCCACCGATGTCCGCGATTTGATTGCCCGCGATTACCGCACCGTGATCCTGGGCGACGCCGGCGCCGGAAAAACCACCGTCTTGCGCCGGCTCACGCTGGATATGGCCGAACAGGCCGAACACATCCTGAGCACCTCGCCGGAACCGATTGTTCTGCCAATTTACATTAAACTTAACGCCCTCAATCCCGGCAAGTCCATTGAAAGCCTCATCCTCAATGTTTTTCGCAGTTATGAAATTTACGAGTTTGAAACCGAGGCCGATATTGAAGTGCTGCTGACCGGCCAGGACCCTACCCACAGTTCCATCCATTCCATCCTCTTTCTAATGGACGGCCTCAACGAAATGCCGTTTCAACACAATACCCGCCCGGTATTGAATCACTTTATCCGTAAATACGCCCAATACCACTTTGTTCTTTCCTGTCGCTTGCAAGACTACACCTCTTTACAGGGTTTTCGCACCGCCATGTTACAACGGCTGGCCGGAGAAGATATTGAAGCCTTTTTGGTAAACTATTTGCGCGCCGAACAGGGCCGCAAAGTGGCCAAAGAAATTTACAGCGACCCCCAACTGGAAGACCTGGCCCAAACTCCCCTGGCCCTTTACATGTTTGCTCAAATTGCCAAAAACAGCGACGAAGCCTTGCCCAAAAACCGGGGAATCCTTTTTGAAGTATTTACCGACAACCTGCTGGAACGAACCGACAGCGAATGGTGGAAAATTTTTGGCCGCTCCAAATCCCAGGTGCCGCTGCGCTTGCGCCGCAACGTGCTGGCTAAACTGGGCCTGGCCATGCAAGAAGAAGAGGTTTGGGCCTTTCCGCGCAGCCGGTGGGCGGATCTTATCTCGCAAGAATTGGTCCAATATCGGGCCAGGTCCACGCCCGGCGAACGGGTTGAGGTGCAATACATCACCTCAGAAGACGTTGATGAAGAGATCAAACACAGCGGCTTGATTCGCCACCCCGACGACCGGGCCTGGATAGAGTTTGCCCACCAAACTTATCAGGAATTTTTTGCCGCCCTGGCCCAACGCGATCAGGAACAGGATATAGAGATTCGGGTTAATACCCCCGAAAGCCGCCGCCGCTGGCAGGGCACCATCATCCTGCTCTATGGCATTGCCCACGATAAAGCCGGCCTCTACTCAAATATCTTGGGGGAAAATAATGATTACGCCCGCATCTGGTTAGCGGCGCAATGTTTGGCCAACTCCGGCGAAGATATTACCCTGACCCTGCAAAGCTTTGAGCGCTGCCTGCCGCTACAGCAGCATTTTGCCCTGCTCTTCAGTGTGGGCCTGGCCTGCCGCCAACTGGGCCGTTATCCCGAAGCGCTCGCTTACCTGCACATGGCGGCCCAAGAAAATCCCGGCTCCGCCGAAATTCAGTATGAACTCGGCTCGCTCTACCGCCAGGTGGACCAATACGAACGGGCCATTGTGCACCTGGAAGAAGCCATCCGGCTGCGCTCCGATTTTGTGGACGCCTATAACCAACTGGGCATCACTTACCACGACCAGGGTAAATATGTTGAAGCCTTGACCGTTTTTAAGGCCACCACCCAGCTTGAACCGGCCAACGCGCACCACTTTTATAACCTAGGCACTATTCAAAAGATTCTGCGCGACTACGAACCGGCCCGCGAGTCTTTCCGCTCGGCCCTAAAGCTAAAACCCGATTATTCCGAAGCCAGAACCCAGCTCTCCATTTTAGAAAAGGCGCTGGCCACGGGCGTGGTCCGGGTGCTGGAAAATATTCCCATCCTCAGCAAAATGACGCTGGAACAGAGCGTTTTGCTGGCCAATCGCATTAAGGTGGCCGAGTATGGGGCCGGGCAAATTGTTTTCCACATGGGTGAAATGGGCGACACCTTCTACGTTATCGAAATGGGCGAAGTGGAAGTGCTGGCCCCGGATATGAGGGAACAATCCGTGGGCGTCATCAATCGGTTAGGGCCGGGTGACTTTTTTGGCGAGATTGCCCTGCTGCGGGCCGTCCCTCGCACGGCCACCATCCGCACCGTTACCCCCACCCGCCTGTTAGCCATCAGCCGCGAAGATTTTGACATGGTGGTGCAGAAATATCCTTCTATTGCCCACAGCCTGGCCGAAACCTCGGACCTGCGCCTGCTGCACGACCGCCAGATTGGCCGTCGCGCCGCCCTGGACCGTTACTACGACCCCGGCTACATTGCCGAACTGACCCACCAGGATAAAGTAACCGTAGTGATGGGCGACATTCACGGCTCCACCTTTCTCACCCATTCCATCGGCCCGGAGCTAATGGTGGCTTTTCTGGACGAATATCTGCTCACTATGTCGGCCATCATCGTTCAATCCGGTGGCGCCATAGATAAAAGCCTGGGCGATAGCGTGATGGGGGTATTTGGCAACACGCCCGGCCAACACAGTAATGATGATCAAATCACCGCCACCAAATCGGCTTTAATGGCGGCTCTCAGAATGCGCGAGGCCTATTCTGGCCTGCGCGACCGCTGGAAAGGCGAAAGCCCAGAATTTGCCAACACCGGCATGGGGATTGGCATCAGCACCGGCAAGGTCAAAACCGGCACGGTTGGTTCTGAAACAACTATGGTTGGCCCGGCCGTCAATATGTCTAGCAAATTGAGCAAAATGGCCATTAAAGGGCGCAACGAAAGCGAAATTTACCTTGACACTTATACCCGCGAACTGGTCGGTGACGCCTTTTTGACCGAACCCCTTGACCCGATCTATATCAAAAAGAAGGTAGGAGTTGAGCTAGAAGCGTACCGCGTTATCCGTCAAAAATAA
- the mvk gene encoding mevalonate kinase, whose translation MKTVQATAPGKVILFGEHAVVYGRPAIAVPVTQVQATAVLQSAEAGADFRIIATDLNRDYELAQAQADDPLAVIVQTTLQHLEQTHPPAATLQITSTIPLARGMGSGAAVSAAIARALAKFSGHSLPAAEVSALVYEVEKIHHGTPSGIDNTVVTFAQPVYFIKAEPAPKIRRMRVAQPFTLVIGDTGLVSPTHKAVSQVRARRQAEPERYEGYFDEMAVIADQARVAIETGTWDLSALGKLMNENQELLATIGVSSPELERLIQAARQAGAAGAKLSGAGLGGNIIALASSKIAPAVAEALTEAGATGVIVTEVQ comes from the coding sequence ATGAAAACTGTGCAAGCGACCGCTCCTGGTAAGGTTATTCTTTTTGGCGAACATGCGGTGGTTTATGGACGGCCGGCCATTGCCGTGCCGGTTACGCAAGTTCAGGCCACAGCGGTGCTGCAATCTGCCGAAGCAGGCGCAGATTTTAGAATTATCGCGACTGATTTAAACCGGGATTATGAACTGGCCCAGGCTCAAGCCGATGACCCGCTGGCCGTTATTGTACAAACCACACTACAACACTTGGAGCAAACACATCCGCCCGCGGCCACTTTGCAAATAACTTCCACTATTCCCCTGGCCCGGGGCATGGGTAGCGGCGCGGCTGTTTCCGCGGCCATTGCGCGCGCCCTGGCCAAATTTTCGGGTCATTCCCTGCCGGCCGCCGAGGTATCCGCCCTGGTTTATGAAGTGGAAAAGATTCATCACGGCACGCCCTCCGGCATTGACAATACAGTGGTCACTTTTGCCCAGCCGGTTTATTTTATCAAGGCGGAACCGGCCCCTAAAATCCGGCGGATGCGCGTGGCCCAACCTTTTACCCTGGTGATTGGCGATACCGGCCTGGTTTCGCCCACCCACAAAGCCGTGAGCCAGGTTCGCGCCCGCCGGCAAGCCGAGCCGGAACGCTACGAAGGATATTTTGATGAAATGGCGGTTATTGCCGACCAAGCGCGGGTGGCTATTGAGACCGGAACGTGGGACTTGTCCGCCCTGGGTAAGTTGATGAACGAGAACCAGGAATTGCTGGCCACCATTGGCGTTTCGTCGCCGGAGTTGGAGCGATTGATTCAAGCAGCCCGCCAGGCCGGGGCAGCAGGGGCCAAATTGTCCGGGGCGGGTTTGGGCGGCAATATAATTGCGCTGGCCTCTTCTAAAATTGCCCCCGCTGTGGCTGAGGCTTTAACTGAAGCAGGCGCTACCGGCGTGATTGTTACCGAGGTGCAGTAG
- the ftsY gene encoding signal recognition particle-docking protein FtsY gives MFSFGAKIKDSLSRTRHSVFGQISGLFGGGQIDDELWDDLEALLIQADVGVETTLALIGQVRQRVNQESVADPMQVQVILKEEMRRLLDGYASSGIEKDRLLTVILVVGVNGSGKTTNIAKLAHYYRRQGKRVVLAAADTFRAAAIDQLKIWGERANCPVIAHQPNADPGAVAFDAIKSAQARKAEMVIIDTAGRLHTKYNLMKELEKLRSIAQKQVHAAPHETLLVLDATTGQNALSQARHFKERIGITGVVLAKLDGTAKGGVVFSIGKELGVPVRFVGTGEGLDDLIPFDSQAFVDGLFAE, from the coding sequence GTGTTTAGTTTTGGCGCGAAAATCAAAGATAGTTTAAGCCGTACCCGCCATTCTGTTTTTGGCCAGATCAGCGGCCTGTTTGGGGGCGGTCAAATTGATGATGAATTGTGGGACGACCTGGAAGCATTGCTCATTCAGGCTGATGTGGGGGTTGAAACAACCTTAGCCTTAATCGGGCAGGTGCGGCAACGGGTAAACCAGGAGAGCGTGGCCGATCCGATGCAGGTGCAGGTGATTTTGAAGGAAGAGATGCGCCGCCTGCTTGATGGGTATGCTTCTTCGGGCATTGAAAAAGACCGGCTGCTGACCGTCATCCTGGTGGTGGGGGTTAACGGTTCCGGCAAAACCACCAATATTGCCAAACTGGCCCATTATTATCGCCGGCAGGGCAAAAGGGTGGTGCTGGCCGCAGCGGACACGTTTCGGGCGGCGGCCATTGACCAGCTCAAAATTTGGGGCGAGCGAGCCAATTGCCCCGTGATTGCCCACCAACCCAATGCCGATCCCGGCGCCGTGGCTTTTGATGCCATCAAAAGCGCGCAGGCGCGCAAAGCCGAGATGGTAATTATTGACACGGCCGGCCGGCTGCACACCAAGTACAATTTGATGAAAGAATTGGAAAAACTGCGCAGCATTGCTCAAAAACAGGTGCATGCCGCCCCGCATGAAACCTTACTGGTGTTGGACGCCACTACCGGCCAAAACGCGCTTTCTCAGGCCAGGCACTTTAAGGAAAGGATTGGCATTACGGGCGTGGTGCTGGCCAAGTTAGACGGGACGGCCAAAGGAGGGGTTGTTTTTTCTATTGGCAAAGAGTTGGGCGTGCCGGTGCGTTTTGTGGGTACGGGAGAGGGGCTTGACGATTTGATCCCCTTTGACTCTCAAGCCTTTGTGGATGGCCTGTTTGCGGAGTAG
- the scpB gene encoding SMC-Scp complex subunit ScpB: MTTGMSDKELVKIVEGLLFVAPEPVTINHLAAAVEGEAKQVEAALAQLQESYRHRGIRLQQQGQKVQLVSAPELTDYIERFLGLSISGKLSTAALETLAIVAYRQPVTRPEIEAIRGVNSDGVLRTLLSKGLVEEVGRLDTVGHPTLFGVTFEFLRYFGLEKMEDLPELELSAEGAGEDEAHDEAP, encoded by the coding sequence ATGACAACAGGTATGAGTGATAAAGAATTGGTAAAGATTGTCGAGGGTCTTTTGTTTGTGGCCCCCGAACCCGTAACAATAAATCATCTGGCCGCCGCCGTTGAGGGTGAAGCAAAACAGGTTGAAGCAGCGTTGGCCCAATTGCAAGAATCTTACCGGCACCGGGGCATCCGGCTCCAACAGCAGGGTCAAAAAGTGCAATTAGTTAGCGCCCCGGAATTAACGGACTATATTGAGCGTTTCCTGGGGTTGTCCATCTCCGGCAAGTTGTCTACTGCGGCCCTGGAAACCCTGGCCATTGTGGCTTACCGCCAACCCGTAACCCGGCCCGAGATTGAAGCCATCCGAGGGGTGAACAGTGATGGCGTGCTGCGCACCCTGCTCAGTAAAGGTTTGGTGGAAGAAGTGGGCCGGCTGGACACGGTGGGCCACCCCACCTTATTTGGCGTTACCTTTGAGTTTTTGCGTTATTTTGGCCTGGAAAAAATGGAAGATTTGCCGGAGTTAGAGTTATCGGCAGAGGGGGCCGGCGAAGATGAAGCGCATGATGAAGCCCCTTAA